Proteins encoded within one genomic window of Abyssisolibacter fermentans:
- a CDS encoding CoA transferase subunit B encodes MNSKEFIAKRVAKELNNGDIVNLGIGLPTMVANYVPDDIEVTFQSENGFLGLGPAPEEGKEDKDLANAGGQPVTILTGGCYFDSATSFSIIRGGHVDITVLGALQVDQDGNLANFMIPKKLIPGMGGAMDLVTGAKRVIVATEHCTKKGAPKILKECVYPLTGAKVVDAIVTELAFLSVTDEGLVLKELAPDVTVEEVISKTDANLIIPDDIKLMDVE; translated from the coding sequence ATGAACAGTAAAGAATTCATCGCAAAAAGAGTTGCTAAAGAACTTAATAATGGTGATATAGTTAATCTGGGAATAGGTTTACCTACTATGGTAGCTAATTATGTTCCTGATGATATAGAAGTAACATTTCAATCTGAAAATGGATTTTTAGGATTAGGTCCTGCTCCAGAAGAGGGAAAAGAAGATAAGGATTTAGCTAATGCAGGTGGTCAACCTGTAACTATTTTAACTGGTGGTTGCTATTTCGATAGTGCTACTTCTTTCTCTATTATCAGGGGAGGTCATGTTGATATTACAGTTCTTGGTGCACTTCAAGTTGACCAAGATGGTAACCTTGCTAATTTTATGATTCCTAAGAAACTCATACCGGGTATGGGAGGCGCTATGGACTTAGTAACTGGAGCAAAAAGAGTTATCGTAGCTACTGAGCATTGTACTAAAAAAGGCGCTCCAAAAATATTAAAAGAATGTGTTTATCCGTTAACAGGTGCAAAGGTTGTTGATGCAATTGTAACTGAATTAGCATTTTTATCTGTAACAGATGAAGGCTTAGTACTTAAAGAATTAGCACCTGACGTAACTGTGGAAGAAGTAATTAGTAAGACAGATGCTAATTTAATCATACCTGATGACATAAAATTAATGGATGTTGAATAA
- a CDS encoding CGGC domain-containing protein, with product MKKIGIIICGRYQNCGGGKCFRAMKEHVGGFSVYPKDEELEIVGYSYCGGCPGGNIEYVPQEMINNGAESIHLATGMVVGYPPCPRITHFKEFIENHYNIPVVIGTHPIPLKYYNSHKNLSFWNKMNMGTIAKHLIEEADDIKKSYD from the coding sequence ATGAAAAAAATTGGTATTATTATTTGTGGTCGTTACCAAAACTGTGGTGGTGGGAAATGTTTTAGAGCAATGAAGGAACATGTAGGGGGTTTTTCAGTATATCCTAAAGATGAAGAACTAGAAATTGTAGGTTATTCTTATTGTGGAGGGTGCCCTGGAGGTAATATAGAATATGTACCTCAAGAAATGATAAATAATGGTGCCGAATCAATTCATTTGGCAACAGGAATGGTTGTTGGATATCCACCGTGTCCTAGAATAACTCATTTTAAAGAATTTATTGAGAATCACTATAATATACCTGTCGTGATTGGAACACATCCAATTCCATTAAAATATTATAATTCACATAAAAATTTATCATTTTGGAATAAAATGAACATGGGTACTATTGCAAAACATTTAATAGAGGAAGCTGATGATATAAAAAAATCATATGATTAA